Proteins encoded within one genomic window of Dromaius novaehollandiae isolate bDroNov1 chromosome 7, bDroNov1.hap1, whole genome shotgun sequence:
- the ARL5A gene encoding ADP-ribosylation factor-like protein 5A isoform X2: MNEVVHTSPTIGSNVEEIVVNNTRFLMWDIGGQESLRSSWNTYYTNTEFVIVVVDSTDRERISVTKEELYKMLAHEDLKKAGLLIFANKQDVKECMTVAEISQFLKLTSIKDHQWHIQACCALTGEGLCQGLEWMMSRLKIR, from the exons ATGAATGAAGTGGTACATACCTCACCTACAATAGGCAGTAACGTAGAAGAGATAGTGGTTAATAACACGCGTTTCCTAATGTGGGATATTGGAGGGCAGGAGTCTCTTCGATCTTCGTGGAACACCTACTATACAAACACTGAG TTTGTGATAGTTGTTGTGGAcagcacagacagagagagaatttCTGTAACAAAAGAAGAACTGTATAAAATGTTAGCACATGAG GACTTGAAGAAAGCAGGTTTGCTCATCTTTGCTAACAAGCAAGATGTTAAAGAGTGTATGACAGTAGCTGAAATCTCTCAGTTTCTGAAACTAACTTCAATTAAAGATCACCAGTGGCACATTCAGGCATGCTGTGCTCTAACTGGAGAGGG ACTGTGCCAAGGACTCGAATGGATGATGTCAAGACTTAAGATCAGATGA